In Paenibacillus sp. 1781tsa1, one DNA window encodes the following:
- a CDS encoding biotin-dependent carboxyltransferase family protein, with product MSIEVIRPGLLSTIQDEGRTGYRRYGIHPGGVMDTFAARAANMLVGNPRNVAVLEMTMTGPELRFQESQLVSLCGADLSATVDHLPVPLWRPVLVRAGSVLKFGPCRHGLRCYLAFAGGIAVPEEMGSRSTNLKTGLGGLEGRALHVADLLSTGEPSGEAQGWMKRMEQQVEESEWDRRILAPAWFLSERERPDYYGRSVIRVMESKDSSLFSEASLGHFYAEKYVISPQSDRMGYRLQGSRLELNQPLDRLSEAVTYGTVQVPPDGQPIILMADHQTIGGYPVIAQVAQVDMPILAQARPGNQISFEQITHDQARQLYMEQECNMQLMDKLIRRRMVGMESTK from the coding sequence ATGAGTATTGAAGTGATTCGTCCTGGGCTGTTATCTACCATTCAGGATGAAGGCAGAACCGGCTATCGCAGGTATGGTATTCATCCTGGCGGGGTCATGGACACCTTTGCAGCCAGAGCCGCCAATATGCTTGTGGGCAACCCCCGCAATGTGGCAGTGCTGGAGATGACGATGACGGGGCCGGAGCTCCGATTTCAGGAGAGCCAGCTAGTCTCATTATGTGGGGCCGATCTGTCCGCAACCGTGGATCATTTGCCTGTACCTTTGTGGCGTCCTGTGCTGGTGCGGGCTGGAAGTGTACTGAAGTTCGGCCCTTGTCGTCATGGCTTGCGTTGTTATCTGGCGTTTGCGGGCGGAATAGCTGTGCCTGAAGAGATGGGCAGCCGAAGTACAAATCTCAAGACAGGTCTTGGCGGTTTGGAAGGAAGAGCTCTGCATGTGGCAGACCTGTTATCTACAGGTGAACCTTCTGGTGAAGCGCAAGGTTGGATGAAGCGTATGGAGCAGCAGGTAGAAGAGAGTGAGTGGGACCGCCGAATATTGGCGCCTGCGTGGTTCTTATCTGAACGTGAAAGACCTGACTATTATGGGAGATCTGTTATTCGTGTGATGGAGAGCAAGGATAGCTCGCTGTTCAGCGAGGCGAGTCTGGGACATTTCTATGCCGAAAAATACGTGATCTCTCCGCAATCCGATCGGATGGGCTATCGCTTGCAAGGCTCCAGACTGGAGCTGAATCAGCCGCTGGATCGGCTGTCTGAAGCCGTTACCTATGGCACGGTACAGGTGCCACCAGACGGTCAGCCCATTATCTTGATGGCAGATCATCAGACCATTGGAGGTTATCCTGTTATAGCGCAGGTAGCACAGGTGGATATGCCAATCTTGGCTCAGGCCAGGCCGGGAAACCAAATTTCGTTTGAACAGATTACGCATGATCAAGCCCGGCAGTTGTACATGGAACAGGAATGCAACATGCAACTCATGGATAAGCTGATACGCAGAAGAATGGTAGGAATGGAGAGTACGAAATGA
- a CDS encoding LamB/YcsF family protein, which translates to MNTSKNLDINCDLGESYGIYRTLSDEAILPLITSANIACGFHAGDPATMRITVERALEHQVAIGAHPGLPDLQGFGRRRMDITPREAYDMVVYQIGALDAFVRASGGRMHHVKPHGALYNMAAEDTKLAEAIVEAIYQVQPDLYLYGLAGSELIHAADRIGMRSVSEVFADRTYGADGKLTPRSLAGAVIEESGQAIAQVIQMVKDGVVVSTDGTRVSIKAETVCIHGDGANALAFAQEIRRVLESEGIQLSAHTTG; encoded by the coding sequence ATGAATACCTCAAAAAACTTGGATATCAATTGTGATCTGGGCGAAAGTTATGGTATATATCGCACGTTATCGGACGAAGCCATTCTGCCCTTGATTACATCAGCCAATATTGCCTGCGGGTTTCATGCAGGGGACCCGGCTACGATGCGGATAACGGTGGAGAGGGCATTGGAGCATCAGGTGGCAATTGGAGCCCACCCCGGGTTGCCGGATCTGCAAGGGTTTGGCAGAAGACGTATGGACATTACCCCACGGGAAGCATATGACATGGTGGTGTATCAGATCGGTGCGCTGGATGCCTTTGTCCGTGCAAGTGGGGGGCGAATGCATCACGTGAAACCGCACGGTGCCTTATACAATATGGCTGCAGAAGATACGAAGCTTGCTGAAGCCATCGTGGAAGCGATCTATCAAGTACAGCCTGATCTGTATTTGTATGGTCTGGCGGGCAGTGAGCTGATCCACGCTGCGGATCGCATCGGCATGCGCAGTGTGAGCGAGGTGTTTGCGGATCGAACCTATGGGGCGGATGGTAAGCTAACCCCTCGAAGCCTGGCGGGTGCTGTCATTGAAGAGTCGGGACAAGCGATTGCTCAAGTGATCCAGATGGTGAAAGACGGAGTGGTTGTATCCACGGATGGCACGCGGGTTTCCATTAAGGCAGAGACGGTCTGTATTCACGGTGACGGAGCGAATGCTCTAGCATTTGCTCAAGAGATTCGTCGTGTGCTGGAATCGGAAGGCATACAGTTATCCGCGCATACAACGGGATGA
- a CDS encoding NUDIX domain-containing protein, protein MKPIRNSAKAVIVQDGRLLVIRLEDQYGTAYVFPGGGQEKGEELKDAVARECLEEIGQAVNVGELLHIREYIGKNHEFAEWDADIHQVEFYFACSLINPEATIFEGSSPDDHQVAVEWIAIEELSQVRLYPKTIGELLLKSGSSSIYLGDLN, encoded by the coding sequence ATGAAACCCATACGCAACTCGGCAAAGGCCGTCATTGTGCAGGATGGAAGATTGCTGGTCATCCGGCTGGAAGACCAATATGGTACCGCTTATGTATTTCCAGGTGGAGGACAGGAGAAAGGTGAAGAACTCAAGGATGCTGTCGCGCGCGAATGTCTGGAGGAGATTGGTCAGGCTGTGAACGTGGGAGAGTTGTTACATATTCGAGAGTATATCGGAAAAAATCATGAATTCGCCGAGTGGGATGCAGATATCCACCAGGTTGAATTTTATTTTGCGTGCAGCCTGATCAATCCGGAGGCAACTATTTTTGAAGGCTCCAGTCCTGACGACCACCAAGTCGCCGTGGAATGGATTGCAATTGAAGAGCTGTCTCAGGTTCGTTTATATCCAAAAACCATTGGTGAGTTACTGCTTAAATCGGGTTCTTCATCAATCTATCTTGGAGATTTGAATTAA
- a CDS encoding pyridoxamine 5'-phosphate oxidase family protein produces the protein MNQTELEQNIVKALENNPFCSFSTVENGKPKSRYMALFNDGLNIHLATNRRTHKVEELENNPNVSLLLGYEAGGSKEVVEIEGTCEVTKNEGLREQVWNDELKAWFDGPNDPNYVILDITPTRIEYTGKDHEHHVWEQ, from the coding sequence ATGAACCAGACTGAATTGGAACAAAACATTGTAAAAGCTTTGGAAAACAACCCTTTTTGCAGCTTCTCGACTGTGGAGAATGGTAAACCGAAATCCCGCTATATGGCGCTTTTCAACGATGGACTGAACATTCATCTGGCAACGAACCGTCGTACACACAAAGTAGAGGAACTGGAGAATAATCCGAATGTTAGCCTGCTGCTTGGTTATGAGGCTGGTGGTTCCAAAGAAGTCGTTGAGATTGAAGGAACCTGTGAAGTGACCAAGAACGAAGGTTTGCGTGAGCAAGTATGGAACGACGAACTGAAGGCGTGGTTCGATGGACCTAATGATCCGAACTATGTCATTCTGGACATCACCCCGACTCGTATTGAATATACAGGAAA